A stretch of Clostridia bacterium DNA encodes these proteins:
- the gyrB gene encoding DNA topoisomerase (ATP-hydrolyzing) subunit B: MADKKQNAKDSYNASQIQVLEGLEAVRKRPGMYIGTTSSRGLHHLVYEIVDNSIDEALAGYCGKIEVTIEQDNIIRVSDDGRGIPVDLHPKLKKPAVEVALTVLHAGGKFGGGSYKVSGGLHGVGMSVVNALSEWLEVRVKREENVYFQSYARGKKTSELKVIGCCEGTGTEIRFKADSEIFDTVVYEFEILAHRLRELSYLNKGLRIHLTDERSGKKEEFCHEGGIVDFVQHLNKNKNVLHKKPIYMHASKDDVDVEVALGYHDGYIENILSYANNIHTTEGGMHESGFKSALTRVINTYAEKKKLIKDNKVKLSGEDIREGLTTVISVKVKDPQFEGQTKTKLGNSEVRGIVESIMGETLSTYLEENPSVGKKIIEKSVMSSRARMAARKARELTRRKSALEISSLPGKLADCSIKDPSMCEIYIVEGDSAGGSAKQGRDRSFQAILPLKGKIINVEKARMDKILNNDEIRAMITAFGTSIGEEFNIEKSRYHKTIIMTDADVDGAHIRTLLLTFFYRYMRPLLEQGYIYIAQPPLFKLKKGKTEVYAYSDEEMSTIYKEMGGEKINIQRYKGLGEMNPEQLWDTTMDPEKRTLLQVTIEDAIEADEIFTILMGDKVEPRRDFIHDNAKKVQNLDI; the protein is encoded by the coding sequence ATGGCTGATAAGAAACAGAACGCTAAAGATTCATATAATGCCAGTCAGATCCAAGTACTTGAGGGGCTGGAAGCGGTAAGAAAAAGACCTGGTATGTATATTGGTACGACCAGTTCACGTGGCTTGCATCATCTGGTTTATGAGATTGTGGATAACAGCATAGATGAGGCCTTGGCTGGCTACTGTGGAAAAATAGAAGTAACTATCGAACAGGATAATATTATCAGAGTCAGTGACGATGGTCGTGGTATCCCCGTTGATTTACACCCAAAACTAAAAAAACCAGCAGTTGAAGTGGCACTTACTGTGCTTCATGCAGGTGGTAAATTTGGTGGGGGAAGTTACAAAGTTTCCGGGGGATTACACGGTGTAGGCATGTCAGTTGTAAATGCCCTATCTGAATGGCTAGAAGTACGGGTAAAAAGAGAGGAAAATGTATATTTTCAATCTTATGCTCGTGGTAAGAAGACATCTGAATTAAAAGTCATAGGTTGTTGTGAAGGAACAGGTACAGAAATTCGATTTAAGGCAGATTCAGAAATATTCGATACGGTCGTTTATGAATTCGAAATACTAGCGCATCGTCTTAGAGAGTTGTCTTATTTAAATAAAGGTTTACGAATCCATCTTACTGATGAACGTAGTGGTAAAAAAGAAGAATTTTGCCACGAAGGGGGTATCGTAGATTTTGTGCAACATTTGAACAAAAATAAAAATGTCTTACACAAAAAACCAATATATATGCATGCAAGTAAGGATGATGTTGATGTCGAAGTAGCCCTTGGCTATCATGATGGCTATATTGAAAATATCCTCTCTTATGCCAACAATATCCATACGACCGAAGGTGGTATGCATGAGTCTGGTTTTAAATCAGCCCTAACTAGGGTCATAAATACTTATGCAGAAAAGAAAAAATTAATTAAGGATAATAAAGTTAAATTAAGTGGAGAAGATATTCGAGAAGGATTAACCACAGTAATTTCTGTAAAGGTGAAGGATCCTCAGTTCGAAGGTCAGACTAAAACAAAATTAGGAAATTCCGAGGTTCGTGGGATTGTGGAATCCATTATGGGTGAAACGTTATCTACCTATCTCGAGGAAAACCCTTCAGTCGGCAAAAAAATAATTGAAAAATCTGTTATGTCCTCTAGGGCAAGAATGGCTGCAAGAAAAGCTAGGGAGCTTACACGACGTAAAAGTGCACTTGAAATATCCTCCCTACCTGGTAAATTAGCAGACTGTTCCATTAAGGATCCTTCTATGTGTGAGATATATATCGTAGAGGGTGATTCTGCAGGTGGTTCTGCTAAACAAGGCAGAGACCGTAGCTTTCAAGCTATTTTGCCTTTGAAAGGTAAAATCATCAACGTTGAAAAAGCTAGGATGGATAAAATACTGAATAACGATGAAATTCGTGCAATGATTACGGCATTTGGCACTAGTATTGGTGAGGAATTCAATATTGAAAAATCCAGATACCATAAGACGATTATCATGACAGATGCTGACGTCGATGGTGCACATATTCGTACGCTGTTGCTTACTTTCTTTTATCGATATATGAGACCTTTATTAGAGCAAGGATATATCTATATCGCACAACCCCCCTTGTTTAAATTAAAAAAAGGTAAAACAGAGGTATATGCCTACTCAGATGAAGAGATGAGTACCATTTATAAAGAGATGGGTGGCGAAAAAATTAACATCCAGCGCTATAAAGGTTTGGGTGAAATGAACCCGGAACAACTTTGGGATACGACCATGGATCCTGAAAAGCGAACTTTATTACAAGTTACGATTGAGGATGCGATTGAGGCTGATGAGATTTTTACCATTCTTATGGGTGATAAAGTGGAACCACGGCGGGACTTTATTCATGACAACGCCAAAAAAGTTCAAAATCTAGATATTTAG
- a CDS encoding ABC-F family ATP-binding cassette domain-containing protein, with product MNLITVEKISKAYNEQKLFQEITFGIELGEKVSLVGRNGTGKSTLLSLIAGKELPDSGKIMINQQCRMEYLEQNPDLVPGLSVMEQIFYDGSPELDVVKEYTATSNDLEQNPNNQELQNKLQKLALKMERLQLWNIEEEVKSILNRLGIGEYHRMVDTLSGGEKRRLALARALIRPADLLLLDEPTNHLDLDTIQWLEKTLKKRKTAILMVTHDREFLNRVTDKILELDGTKIYAHLGKFSDYLKNKDDRLCTEQVMRKKEKALYRQELEWMKSGVRGRGTRQEARIERFRVLEEGLVQINDQELDMAFPMQRLGKKIIEMKHVGKSFGELQVLDDFSYLFNRYDRIGIVGKNGIGKSTLLKLLQGTVQPDTGHIIRGETLKIGYLSQQSEQLNDEITLYETVNQRWSYIKDSRGIEVTAAKWLERFLFPKEKQQSFVGQLSGGEKRRLAILLVLLEGPNVLLLDEPTNDLDLDTLLVLDAFLDDYPGVLLVVSHDRFFLNKNVDCIFEFLDGGQVKRYSGSFDAYMEKRQLEKPVAKKKTLDKSNGEKKNKISYGEKKRFEELEQIIPVLENEIGCLDAEMQGGNDDYAHLQDLHQKIEGKKASLENLYEEWTALAEKIEENA from the coding sequence ATGAATTTAATTACTGTAGAAAAAATTAGCAAAGCATATAATGAGCAGAAACTTTTTCAAGAGATTACGTTTGGTATTGAGCTAGGTGAAAAAGTTTCTCTGGTAGGTCGAAATGGTACGGGAAAATCTACACTTTTGAGCCTCATTGCAGGCAAAGAATTGCCAGATAGCGGCAAGATCATGATAAACCAGCAGTGCAGGATGGAATATTTGGAACAAAATCCTGACTTAGTCCCTGGTTTAAGTGTGATGGAGCAGATTTTCTATGATGGTTCTCCGGAATTAGATGTGGTCAAAGAGTATACGGCAACATCTAACGATTTGGAACAAAATCCAAATAACCAGGAATTGCAGAATAAGTTGCAAAAGTTAGCACTTAAAATGGAACGATTGCAACTTTGGAATATCGAAGAGGAAGTAAAGAGTATTTTAAATCGCCTAGGTATTGGAGAGTATCACCGTATGGTGGATACCTTATCTGGAGGAGAAAAAAGGCGCTTGGCTTTGGCGCGTGCCTTAATCCGTCCGGCGGATTTGCTACTTTTGGATGAGCCAACCAACCATTTAGATTTAGATACCATTCAGTGGCTAGAGAAAACACTTAAGAAACGCAAGACTGCGATTCTTATGGTTACACATGACCGAGAATTTTTAAACCGTGTAACAGATAAAATTCTAGAACTGGATGGCACAAAGATATATGCACATCTAGGTAAATTTTCTGACTATTTGAAAAACAAGGATGACAGGTTGTGTACAGAGCAAGTCATGCGCAAAAAGGAAAAAGCGCTCTACCGTCAGGAATTGGAATGGATGAAAAGTGGTGTGCGTGGAAGAGGGACTAGGCAAGAAGCAAGGATTGAGCGTTTTCGTGTCCTTGAAGAAGGTCTGGTACAAATCAATGATCAAGAGTTGGATATGGCTTTTCCTATGCAAAGATTGGGCAAGAAAATCATTGAGATGAAACACGTTGGGAAGTCTTTTGGTGAACTTCAGGTGTTGGATGATTTTTCTTATCTATTCAACCGCTACGACCGGATTGGGATTGTAGGTAAAAATGGAATTGGGAAAAGTACCTTGTTAAAACTACTGCAAGGAACTGTTCAACCTGATACAGGGCATATTATCCGGGGCGAGACACTAAAGATAGGATATTTGTCTCAACAATCTGAACAACTCAATGATGAAATTACACTTTATGAAACAGTGAATCAACGTTGGTCTTACATAAAAGACAGTCGAGGGATAGAAGTTACAGCTGCAAAATGGTTGGAACGTTTTCTTTTCCCTAAAGAAAAACAACAATCTTTCGTAGGACAGCTTTCTGGAGGAGAAAAACGGCGTTTGGCAATTTTACTCGTTCTACTAGAGGGACCGAACGTATTGTTATTAGATGAACCGACTAATGATTTAGACCTAGATACTTTATTGGTACTAGATGCTTTTTTAGATGACTACCCTGGTGTTTTGTTAGTGGTATCCCATGACCGTTTTTTCTTAAATAAGAATGTTGATTGTATTTTTGAATTTTTAGATGGCGGACAGGTGAAAAGATATAGCGGAAGCTTCGATGCCTATATGGAAAAAAGACAGCTAGAAAAACCAGTAGCTAAGAAAAAAACGCTAGATAAGTCGAATGGGGAAAAGAAGAATAAGATATCCTATGGAGAAAAGAAGCGTTTCGAGGAACTGGAGCAAATAATTCCGGTGCTGGAAAATGAAATTGGATGTCTTGATGCAGAAATGCAGGGTGGAAACGATGATTATGCCCATCTGCAAGACTTACATCAAAAAATTGAAGGTAAAAAGGCCAGTTTAGAAAATCTTTATGAAGAGTGGACAGCTCTGGCTGAAAAGATAGAGGAGAATGCATGA
- a CDS encoding AIR synthase family protein, translating to MEVGKLEIEDLKKRIFPYTGEKRKETLIRAMIGEDCSALDLEGDVTVLSTDPITGADEEGGYLSILVSCNDVLSNGAEPVGILLTLLLREGETVEKAEKIMASAHRGAKELHVEIIGGHTEITPGLNQTILSVTAIGRATKKELLHAEDIEFGDGLVLTKGAGIEGTAILCSDYPEQMRKLLGDEQWKKGKDMLQEISVYKEAMLAKQFELHAMHDVTEGGVFGACYEMAVASKSGLTVNTDSIELRPSTKKICESIGLDPYRLISSGSLLIATPQADELVEYLNENQVAATRIGTFHEGKIQIQDAQGLRMMKPPQGDELWRAKELLQG from the coding sequence ATGGAAGTAGGCAAATTGGAAATTGAAGATCTTAAAAAGCGCATATTTCCGTATACTGGGGAAAAAAGAAAAGAAACATTGATTCGCGCCATGATTGGAGAGGATTGTAGTGCATTAGACCTTGAAGGTGATGTTACAGTCTTATCCACTGATCCTATTACTGGAGCAGATGAGGAGGGTGGGTACCTTTCCATACTTGTATCTTGTAATGATGTACTTTCGAATGGTGCGGAACCAGTGGGCATATTGCTTACGCTCCTTTTACGAGAAGGGGAAACAGTAGAAAAAGCGGAAAAAATAATGGCTTCTGCCCATCGTGGTGCTAAGGAACTTCATGTAGAAATCATTGGAGGGCATACTGAAATAACGCCAGGACTTAATCAGACAATACTTTCAGTCACTGCAATTGGGCGAGCTACCAAAAAAGAGCTTCTTCATGCAGAAGATATTGAGTTTGGAGATGGACTAGTTCTTACCAAAGGCGCGGGAATTGAAGGGACAGCTATTCTTTGCTCAGACTATCCTGAACAAATGCGTAAACTGCTCGGTGATGAGCAGTGGAAAAAAGGGAAGGATATGCTGCAGGAAATAAGTGTTTATAAAGAGGCTATGCTTGCCAAACAATTCGAGCTACATGCTATGCATGATGTTACAGAAGGTGGAGTCTTTGGTGCTTGCTATGAAATGGCTGTTGCATCTAAAAGTGGACTTACAGTAAATACAGATAGCATTGAGCTAAGACCTAGTACTAAAAAGATTTGTGAATCTATCGGGCTTGATCCGTATCGTTTGATTTCTAGTGGCTCATTGTTGATTGCAACACCACAGGCTGATGAATTGGTTGAGTATTTAAATGAGAATCAGGTAGCAGCTACTAGAATTGGTACTTTCCATGAAGGAAAGATACAAATTCAGGATGCTCAGGGGCTTAGAATGATGAAACCACCTCAAGGTGATGAACTATGGCGAGCCAAAGAGCTGTTGCAAGGATAG